One Alicyclobacillus acidoterrestris DNA window includes the following coding sequences:
- a CDS encoding helix-turn-helix transcriptional regulator, whose translation MPDQPMTIREWREYMGWSQTELARRSGYDQKQLWMWERGVHTPKVTTAIDIAQAFGTTVEMIRWL comes from the coding sequence ATGCCGGATCAACCGATGACGATTCGCGAATGGCGCGAATATATGGGATGGAGTCAAACTGAATTAGCACGCCGATCTGGTTATGACCAGAAGCAACTTTGGATGTGGGAAAGAGGTGTACATACTCCGAAGGTAACGACAGCCATAGATATTGCTCAGGCATTCGGGACGACTGTTGAGATGATTCGCTGGCTATAA
- a CDS encoding LysM peptidoglycan-binding domain-containing protein yields MTTLKEVADLGAQKTGLPSRFICAWFYAENGENLPQDNNFANISYSGSNLPSDGVFRGAVNIQPNHVVTYGTWEDGLEAWATELAIPVGPTKWLTLDLEQLKACNGNVEQMAKLVGESNWATSHYDDGRGPGSLIIDAYNNTVIEGWYANVPTARPEQLSVTVQAGQTLSGIADEYRIPLGVLQRYNAIPDANKIDAGQKLLLPIPHTVHAGDTLSNLALTNKVTVALLQRVNSIEDPNKIYVGQVLWV; encoded by the coding sequence TTGACGACATTAAAAGAAGTCGCAGATTTAGGTGCACAAAAAACAGGGTTACCAAGTCGCTTTATTTGCGCTTGGTTTTATGCGGAGAACGGTGAGAATTTACCGCAGGACAATAACTTTGCGAACATTTCATATAGCGGATCAAATTTACCGTCTGACGGTGTATTTCGTGGCGCGGTAAACATTCAGCCGAACCATGTTGTGACATATGGGACTTGGGAAGATGGGCTCGAAGCGTGGGCTACAGAGCTTGCAATCCCGGTCGGCCCGACCAAATGGCTGACACTCGATCTAGAGCAACTGAAAGCGTGTAACGGGAATGTCGAGCAAATGGCAAAGCTCGTCGGGGAAAGCAATTGGGCTACGAGTCATTATGATGACGGACGTGGCCCCGGTTCACTTATTATTGATGCTTACAATAACACGGTCATAGAAGGATGGTATGCGAATGTGCCAACCGCCCGTCCAGAACAACTATCAGTCACCGTGCAAGCGGGTCAAACCTTGTCAGGCATCGCTGATGAATATCGAATCCCGCTGGGCGTACTGCAGCGCTATAACGCCATTCCGGATGCAAACAAGATTGATGCAGGACAGAAATTATTGCTCCCGATTCCGCACACAGTGCATGCAGGAGATACACTGTCTAACTTGGCTCTGACAAATAAGGTCACGGTTGCTTTGTTACAGCGCGTAAATAGCATCGAAGATCCAAACAAAATTTATGTAGGTCAGGTGTTGTGGGTATGA
- a CDS encoding transglycosylase SLT domain-containing protein, with protein sequence MASQYGIDPKIPLTIAEWETRGSLNPDSVNPSDWNGYPSVGLFQLNMAPGNPGYGYTEGQLEDPTTNSQIAVKLMLPAYQNALKQGLTGTNLLDYVANNSGWPDSAGVAVANADEPSYDVGLNAYYNGVEGPIDPDNSSSAYASNSSSSSSSSVPAGLSGNFITNPGKLISGILGIIAGLALIALGIWITLNPFSDLTSAINGAIKNFAKMPTEGITERVRNAPKNVRRRRDERAQNRLLDAAGKESRKVTHIGSRRDSVNPDRKKTFKTKDININDTF encoded by the coding sequence GTGGCTAGTCAATACGGTATAGACCCTAAGATCCCGCTCACGATTGCGGAATGGGAAACGCGCGGGTCTTTGAATCCTGACTCTGTAAATCCTTCGGACTGGAATGGATATCCCAGTGTAGGTCTATTTCAACTTAACATGGCGCCTGGCAACCCTGGCTATGGGTACACAGAGGGTCAACTGGAAGACCCCACGACGAATTCTCAAATTGCTGTGAAACTCATGCTCCCAGCGTATCAAAACGCATTAAAACAGGGTTTAACAGGTACAAATTTACTTGACTACGTTGCCAATAATAGCGGTTGGCCAGATAGCGCAGGTGTCGCCGTTGCAAACGCAGATGAACCTAGTTACGACGTTGGCCTGAATGCCTACTATAACGGCGTGGAAGGGCCGATAGACCCGGACAACAGTTCAAGCGCCTATGCGTCCAATTCTTCGTCGTCATCGTCGTCATCTGTGCCAGCAGGGTTGTCGGGCAACTTCATCACAAATCCCGGGAAACTAATAAGTGGCATCCTCGGTATCATCGCTGGTCTTGCGCTTATTGCTCTTGGAATTTGGATCACACTCAATCCATTTAGCGACCTTACGAGTGCCATCAATGGAGCAATCAAGAACTTCGCGAAGATGCCAACAGAAGGGATTACAGAGCGGGTTCGCAATGCACCAAAAAACGTGCGTAGGCGTCGAGACGAACGCGCTCAGAATAGGTTACTCGACGCCGCGGGAAAAGAGTCTAGGAAAGTCACTCATATAGGTTCACGAAGAGACTCAGTTAACCCTGATAGGAAAAAAACATTCAAGACCAAAGACATTAACATCAACGATACTTTTTAG
- a CDS encoding tyrosine-type recombinase/integrase encodes METKKNLPQGIRQKGHKFYARAFIGRDECGKAKYVEKAFPTIREAKAFRAAMLLDKENGKLVQKTKETVRSFCLKFLEEKARVVREGTLRKYKSDIKTYIIPELGHKGLQSLTPTDVKAMYKRLESRISDQSIKHIHVLLKQILKEACIQHKLAVNPLTEIKPPKPQRQEMKTWTKEEASKFLQSARTHRYYLFFSLALATGMRCGEILALRWRDITIAPDSSSAVLRVQRSWTHGEKGYTLVGPKTQRGYRSIDLPNWVIKDLLKHRSQQEQERNTASSRWEENDLVICTQVGTPVLPHNIRMIHNKLIQQCGVPRIRIHDLRHTHATLLLSQNVHPHVVQQRLGHEDVSTTLQIYSHVLPSMQQEAAQKIDALLSS; translated from the coding sequence ATGGAGACAAAGAAAAATCTCCCACAAGGTATTAGACAAAAGGGCCATAAGTTTTATGCCAGAGCGTTTATCGGGCGTGACGAATGCGGCAAAGCAAAATACGTTGAAAAGGCGTTCCCTACTATTCGCGAAGCCAAGGCTTTCCGTGCTGCAATGCTTTTAGATAAAGAAAATGGAAAACTGGTTCAAAAGACAAAAGAAACTGTGAGGAGTTTCTGTCTTAAATTCCTTGAAGAAAAAGCTCGGGTAGTCAGGGAAGGAACGTTAAGGAAATACAAATCTGACATCAAAACGTATATAATCCCCGAACTTGGCCATAAAGGCCTTCAATCGTTAACACCAACTGATGTTAAAGCTATGTACAAGCGCCTAGAAAGTAGGATTTCAGATCAATCAATTAAGCACATTCATGTTTTACTAAAACAAATACTAAAAGAAGCCTGCATTCAACACAAATTGGCTGTTAATCCACTAACTGAGATTAAGCCTCCAAAACCACAGCGTCAAGAAATGAAGACCTGGACCAAGGAAGAGGCATCAAAGTTTCTCCAATCAGCCCGAACACATCGCTACTACTTGTTTTTCTCCTTGGCACTGGCCACAGGTATGCGCTGTGGTGAAATACTTGCACTTCGCTGGCGCGATATAACCATTGCACCGGATTCTTCGAGCGCCGTTTTACGTGTCCAAAGGTCTTGGACACACGGAGAAAAAGGATACACATTGGTTGGACCAAAGACACAGCGTGGTTATAGGTCGATTGACCTACCGAACTGGGTCATTAAGGATCTACTTAAACATCGTTCTCAGCAAGAACAAGAGCGCAATACAGCAAGTTCTCGATGGGAAGAGAATGACTTGGTTATTTGTACCCAGGTCGGCACACCTGTACTTCCCCACAACATTAGAATGATACACAATAAACTTATTCAACAATGTGGAGTACCGAGAATTAGAATCCACGACCTTCGTCATACACATGCTACATTATTGCTATCGCAGAATGTACATCCACATGTCGTTCAACAGCGACTGGGTCACGAGGACGTAAGTACAACACTTCAGATTTATAGTCACGTTTTACCAAGTATGCAACAAGAAGCAGCACAAAAAATTGATGCTTTACTTAGCTCGTAA
- a CDS encoding IS256 family transposase, translating into MAYTDKIALLELIRKIGLEDGDVDFLKEGLRVLTQAVMEAEVSSLIGAERYERSEKRSNSRNGYREREWDTRVGTIDLQIPKLRKGSYFPSILEPRRKAEKALLSVVQEAYVHGVSTRKVDELVESMGIQGISKSEVSRICKELDDVVQDFKNRPLEGTYPYLWLDATFPKVREGGRVQSMAFVIAIGVRNTGEREVLGFDIGTSEDGAFWLTFIRSLITRGLRGVQLVISDAHEGLRSAIASALTGATWQRCRVHTMRNILSQVPRASQAMVSSIVRTIFAQPTQEAAKQQLSVVVKQLQGKFPKAMGVLERAEEDVLAYMGFPKEHWKQICSTNPLERLNRELRRRFDVVGIFPNRESVLRLGGSILQEQNDEWIVARRYFSRESMAKLIGTDEQQLLAPTSVLHK; encoded by the coding sequence ATGGCTTATACGGATAAGATCGCACTTTTGGAGTTAATTCGCAAGATCGGATTAGAAGATGGTGATGTGGATTTCTTGAAAGAAGGGCTGAGGGTTCTCACCCAAGCAGTGATGGAGGCTGAGGTGAGCTCCCTGATTGGCGCTGAGCGATATGAGCGTAGTGAGAAGCGTAGCAACAGCCGTAATGGGTATAGAGAACGAGAATGGGATACTCGTGTCGGAACGATCGATTTGCAGATTCCCAAGCTTCGTAAAGGGAGTTACTTCCCAAGTATCCTAGAACCTCGGCGGAAGGCTGAAAAAGCCCTTCTGTCCGTTGTTCAAGAAGCGTATGTGCATGGTGTGAGCACTCGTAAAGTGGATGAGTTGGTCGAATCTATGGGGATTCAAGGAATCAGCAAAAGCGAAGTGTCTCGAATCTGTAAAGAACTCGACGATGTAGTGCAGGACTTCAAAAACCGCCCGCTGGAGGGGACGTATCCATATCTTTGGCTAGATGCCACTTTCCCGAAAGTGCGAGAAGGCGGACGGGTGCAGAGCATGGCGTTTGTGATTGCCATTGGTGTGCGAAACACCGGTGAGCGTGAAGTATTGGGATTTGACATTGGCACCAGCGAGGACGGCGCGTTTTGGCTCACATTCATCCGCAGTCTGATTACACGTGGATTGCGTGGCGTACAGTTAGTAATTAGCGACGCGCACGAAGGACTGCGTAGTGCCATTGCTTCTGCGCTGACTGGAGCGACCTGGCAGCGCTGTCGTGTCCACACAATGCGCAATATTCTCAGCCAGGTGCCTAGAGCGTCACAAGCGATGGTCTCATCCATTGTCCGGACCATCTTTGCGCAGCCGACGCAGGAAGCCGCCAAACAGCAATTATCTGTCGTTGTGAAACAACTTCAAGGAAAGTTTCCAAAAGCGATGGGTGTTCTGGAACGTGCAGAGGAAGACGTATTAGCATACATGGGATTCCCGAAGGAGCACTGGAAGCAGATTTGCTCGACAAACCCACTTGAGCGCTTAAATCGTGAACTAAGGCGGCGCTTTGATGTGGTTGGCATATTCCCCAACCGAGAGTCTGTATTGCGCCTTGGAGGATCGATTCTCCAAGAGCAGAACGATGAATGGATAGTTGCAAGGCGCTACTTCAGCCGAGAGTCTATGGCAAAACTCATTGGCACTGATGAACAGCAGTTACTAGCTCCAACGTCAGTTTTGCATAAATAG
- a CDS encoding DUF5348 domain-containing protein, with translation MARRLQMFYDPELSRWVVEGKNEWYSLHCGEIVQFHIERTTLSGRLELGRTSWYIISGDVAFGLLENRRYLVSVDL, from the coding sequence ATGGCACGGAGATTACAGATGTTCTACGATCCAGAGTTGTCGCGTTGGGTGGTTGAGGGCAAAAATGAGTGGTACAGTTTGCACTGCGGGGAGATTGTGCAATTTCACATTGAACGCACAACGCTTAGTGGACGGCTAGAGCTTGGACGAACATCTTGGTACATCATCAGCGGCGACGTCGCGTTTGGACTCTTAGAAAATCGGCGATATTTGGTTAGCGTCGACCTTTAG
- a CDS encoding ExeA family protein: protein MFESFYGFTHTPFSRDIPTDELYMSSTLEDILGRLKYAAERQWFAVVTGDCGTGKTTTIRRFSEALEQSKFKILYLSDSKLTPRHFYKGMLEQLGCEAKFYRGDAKRQLHREIELMRGIHSLSPVVVVDEAHLLDREMLEEVRFLLNFKMDAQSPMALILVGQSELWERLNLQAYAAIRQRIDLQCKLHHYDRAEIGAYIERHLAYAVAGQQSIFSDKAVDEIYRFSGGAPRLVNKLCTHCLMYGAQNRQRIIDDHMVERVIQGECS, encoded by the coding sequence GTGTTTGAATCGTTCTACGGCTTTACTCACACGCCCTTCTCACGAGATATTCCAACAGATGAACTCTACATGTCATCTACACTGGAGGACATTCTCGGTCGGCTGAAGTATGCTGCGGAGCGTCAGTGGTTCGCAGTGGTGACTGGAGATTGTGGAACCGGAAAAACCACAACCATCCGTCGTTTCTCGGAGGCGCTGGAACAGTCGAAGTTCAAAATTCTGTACCTGTCGGATTCTAAGCTGACCCCACGACATTTTTACAAGGGGATGCTCGAGCAACTCGGTTGCGAGGCTAAGTTTTATCGCGGCGACGCGAAACGTCAATTGCATCGTGAGATTGAGCTGATGCGTGGGATACATAGCCTCAGTCCAGTTGTGGTCGTAGACGAAGCACATTTGCTAGATCGGGAGATGCTCGAGGAAGTAAGATTTCTTTTGAATTTTAAAATGGATGCGCAAAGTCCTATGGCGCTAATTCTCGTCGGACAGAGTGAGCTCTGGGAACGGCTCAACTTACAGGCTTACGCCGCCATTCGGCAACGCATTGATCTACAGTGTAAGTTGCATCACTACGACCGCGCTGAAATCGGGGCATACATTGAACGTCATCTAGCCTACGCGGTAGCTGGACAGCAATCTATTTTCTCGGATAAGGCTGTCGATGAAATCTATCGTTTCTCGGGTGGAGCTCCACGACTGGTCAACAAACTCTGTACGCACTGTCTCATGTATGGGGCTCAAAATCGGCAACGGATCATCGACGACCACATGGTCGAGCGCGTCATTCAAGGTGAATGCTCATGA
- a CDS encoding DDE-type integrase/transposase/recombinase: MKDWKKAEDVAVYRVQLLSPLLEDGLDSAQLRRRKAEICAQTGLSERTLRRYLATFREQGFEGLKPRSKSSRRAQVIPDEILEEAILLRREVPSRSVSQIIRILEWEGKVAPGEIRRTTLQEKLARRGYSAGHMRMYAETGVAARRFQRRHRNQLWQSDIKFGPYLPIGTNGSKQQVYLVVMLDDATRFVLHGRFYPTLDQTIVEDCFRQAVQKHGIPEAIYFDNGKQFRTKWMTRTCSKLGTRLLYAKPYAPESKGKIERFNRIVDSFLDEIAAAKPKTLEQLNQQFEVWLSECYQNQPHSALQNQMSPETAYRSDHKAIRFISPESIADAFLHAETRKVDKSGCINFMGKKYEVGLSFIGCKVNVIYDPADITELTIEYAGHQPWTVGELVIGERAGQRPKLPERFENQNVDTSRLLDAAEKKHQDRIERITPAVRYDAVWKEENGRV, translated from the coding sequence ATGAAAGATTGGAAAAAAGCGGAGGATGTGGCCGTGTATCGTGTTCAGTTGCTGTCTCCACTTTTGGAAGATGGACTGGATTCAGCGCAACTTCGCAGACGCAAGGCAGAGATCTGTGCACAGACCGGGTTATCGGAACGAACATTGCGCCGCTATTTAGCTACATTTCGTGAACAAGGTTTTGAGGGACTCAAACCGAGGTCAAAATCTAGCCGTCGAGCTCAGGTGATCCCGGATGAGATTCTGGAAGAGGCCATTTTGTTGCGCAGAGAGGTTCCTTCTCGAAGCGTCTCGCAGATCATTCGTATTCTCGAATGGGAAGGAAAAGTGGCACCTGGGGAAATTCGGAGAACAACTCTTCAAGAGAAACTTGCTCGTCGAGGATATAGTGCCGGACACATGCGAATGTATGCTGAAACCGGTGTGGCAGCGCGTAGGTTTCAGCGCCGTCACCGCAATCAGTTGTGGCAATCGGACATCAAGTTTGGCCCTTATCTCCCCATTGGAACGAATGGTTCAAAGCAACAGGTCTATCTCGTGGTTATGTTGGATGACGCAACTCGTTTTGTTCTCCACGGGAGGTTTTACCCCACGCTGGACCAAACCATTGTGGAAGACTGCTTTCGCCAAGCTGTACAAAAGCACGGTATACCAGAGGCTATCTACTTTGACAACGGCAAACAATTCAGAACCAAATGGATGACTCGAACCTGTTCAAAGCTCGGGACACGGCTGCTTTACGCGAAACCCTATGCGCCGGAGTCGAAGGGAAAAATAGAGCGGTTTAATCGTATCGTCGACTCGTTTCTGGACGAAATCGCTGCGGCGAAACCTAAGACATTGGAACAATTGAATCAACAATTTGAGGTCTGGTTAAGTGAATGTTATCAGAACCAACCTCACTCCGCACTTCAGAATCAGATGAGCCCCGAGACTGCCTATCGTAGCGACCATAAAGCCATTCGTTTCATCTCACCAGAGAGCATCGCGGATGCCTTTTTGCATGCCGAAACTCGAAAAGTGGACAAGTCCGGTTGTATCAACTTCATGGGTAAGAAGTATGAAGTGGGTCTGTCATTCATCGGTTGTAAGGTGAATGTCATATACGACCCTGCAGATATCACGGAACTCACCATCGAATACGCGGGTCACCAGCCTTGGACTGTGGGAGAACTGGTGATTGGTGAACGGGCTGGGCAAAGACCTAAACTGCCAGAGCGGTTCGAGAACCAAAACGTTGACACATCTCGTCTGTTGGATGCAGCCGAGAAGAAGCATCAGGATCGGATTGAGCGTATCACGCCTGCAGTCCGCTATGACGCGGTCTGGAAGGAGGAGAATGGTCGTGTTTGA
- a CDS encoding DUF6431 domain-containing protein yields MSSPPEFFVRSEECIPCPCCQGQLVVCGSRRRRYTQSNGDQLTLIIRRLRCTECHRIHHELPDILVPYKRYDRESIEQIITESSPSVGADESTIRRVRQWFETWSSYATGCLVAIANRHGRVLEPSYPTQSSLHRIGHLVGDAVGWMARAVRPIANLHLWTHTRSAFVSASSLSTIQANPT; encoded by the coding sequence TTGAGCAGTCCACCCGAGTTTTTTGTTCGGAGTGAGGAATGCATCCCGTGTCCTTGCTGTCAGGGCCAACTTGTTGTATGCGGAAGCCGACGTAGACGTTATACGCAGAGTAACGGTGACCAACTCACCCTTATCATTCGGCGCCTTCGTTGCACGGAGTGTCATCGTATCCACCACGAACTCCCAGATATTCTTGTGCCCTACAAGCGCTATGACCGAGAAAGTATAGAGCAGATCATTACCGAATCATCCCCTTCAGTGGGGGCGGACGAATCCACCATCCGCCGTGTCCGTCAATGGTTCGAGACATGGTCTTCGTATGCTACCGGTTGTCTGGTTGCTATTGCAAACCGTCACGGCCGTGTGTTGGAACCGTCCTATCCAACACAATCCTCACTCCATCGAATTGGACATTTGGTCGGCGACGCCGTCGGGTGGATGGCCCGTGCTGTCCGCCCTATTGCAAATCTACATTTGTGGACACATACCCGTTCTGCCTTTGTGTCCGCTTCTTCTCTGTCTACTATTCAGGCTAACCCCACTTGA
- a CDS encoding integrase core domain-containing protein: protein MGRPVICSDNGSQFISHVFEEACEELQIQHERIPPRTQNMSAHIESFHRLLEDDSLSKMEFEHYVQAYETMDNYMRWYNQTRIHSSIHYLSPIDFHKAHVETGLQPKKTILV, encoded by the coding sequence GTGGGGCGCCCTGTCATCTGTTCGGATAATGGATCACAGTTCATTAGTCACGTATTTGAGGAAGCCTGTGAAGAGCTCCAAATTCAGCATGAGCGCATACCGCCAAGAACGCAAAATATGAGTGCACACATCGAGTCATTCCACCGTCTGTTAGAGGATGATAGTCTGTCAAAAATGGAGTTTGAGCACTACGTGCAGGCATACGAAACTATGGATAACTACATGAGATGGTACAACCAAACGCGAATCCATTCGAGTATCCACTATCTGTCGCCAATTGACTTTCACAAGGCGCACGTGGAAACCGGTCTGCAACCCAAAAAAACGATTCTTGTGTAA
- a CDS encoding rolling circle replication-associated protein: MIKKSGFTKVLLSPRFLETIQYEHAPAYIGKHSKGGRKRERTVSPEAHEANRRQAIRTATNNIRQYLDHNFRNTEAYFITLTVRKDVSWRFDLSEAKDRFERYRRAVQKRLRKWAPGYTLNYLAVPETTKKGTVHFHMVTDAPPHIQKHLRAAWTHGRYSVTRIWSDKSLPRLANYLCKQFRDRPPFKKLYFKSNLLYLPQKLYDDEAYDYLRNIPLDTSMVPLVYKNYSHSEYLGEIVHELWDTSRHDRHVDAEVEPL; encoded by the coding sequence ATGATAAAGAAGTCGGGATTCACTAAGGTTCTTCTTAGTCCAAGGTTCTTGGAAACCATTCAATACGAACATGCTCCTGCTTATATTGGTAAGCATTCTAAAGGAGGCCGCAAAAGAGAAAGAACAGTCAGTCCTGAAGCCCATGAAGCCAATCGTCGACAAGCTATACGAACGGCAACTAATAACATCCGACAGTACCTCGACCACAACTTCCGTAACACAGAGGCATACTTCATAACACTGACTGTTAGAAAAGATGTATCCTGGAGATTCGACCTGTCAGAGGCCAAGGACAGATTCGAACGATATAGAAGAGCAGTACAAAAACGCCTCAGGAAATGGGCACCTGGTTACACTCTCAACTACCTAGCAGTACCTGAGACCACGAAAAAGGGAACTGTCCACTTCCATATGGTTACTGATGCTCCACCTCACATTCAGAAACACCTACGAGCGGCGTGGACACATGGGAGGTATTCAGTAACTCGCATCTGGAGTGACAAATCCCTCCCCAGATTAGCCAACTATCTATGCAAGCAGTTTAGAGACCGTCCACCCTTTAAGAAACTATACTTCAAGAGCAACTTACTTTATCTACCACAGAAACTATATGACGATGAAGCTTATGACTACCTAAGAAACATACCTCTGGATACGTCAATGGTGCCTTTAGTGTACAAGAACTACAGTCATTCTGAGTATCTCGGTGAGATTGTTCATGAGTTATGGGATACTTCGAGGCATGACAGACACGTGGACGCAGAAGTAGAACCCTTGTGA
- a CDS encoding transposase: MKQYDKEFKLHAVQMVSESGKPASQVARELGVSQKTLYGWMSKFKEDPSTPFVGSGNHGGHHVHSDG, encoded by the coding sequence ATGAAGCAATATGACAAGGAATTCAAACTTCATGCTGTTCAAATGGTCTCGGAAAGCGGGAAGCCAGCGAGCCAAGTAGCTCGGGAACTGGGCGTATCGCAAAAGACGTTGTATGGCTGGATGTCGAAGTTCAAGGAGGATCCATCTACTCCGTTCGTTGGTAGCGGGAACCATGGCGGACATCACGTACATTCCGACGGATGA
- the tnpC gene encoding IS66 family transposase: MGMENTSVETIEQIEVLQRRCVSLEQENAELKQQVNLLLEQRRLDRQKRFGMSSEQSDADQMRLFNEAEVASDEEPEAEEPSVENATQKQRKKQPGQRAAMLAHLPVERIEYRLSEEERVCPCCGGLMHEMSAEIRRELKHIPAQTVVVERVQYVYGCRPCEKVEIHPPVVKASTPRPAFPGSLASPSMVAYIMNKKFVEGMPLYRQEQQFTRQGLAISRQTMANWVVAGATRWLSPIFERLHEELLTQRYLHADETTLQVLHEPGRAADSKSYMWLYRSGRDGPPIVLYDYQETRSKEHPKKFLQGFKGYLHVDGYPGYHDLENATLVGCWSHARRGFNDALQTLPAAEQKKPSTARSGLQYCNELFKIERGLKNATAEERRAGREKQSRPVLDAFSAWLHEQSALVLPKSALGKAITYCINQWSKLVVFLEDGNLELDNNRSERSIKPFVIGRKAWLFSNTPRGAKASAITYSLVETAKENRLNPFAYLRYLFEQLPNIDINDNDSLDQFLPWSPRLPEEVRAPKGKS, translated from the coding sequence ATGGGTATGGAAAATACATCGGTAGAAACCATCGAACAAATAGAAGTTTTACAACGACGCTGCGTGTCCTTGGAGCAAGAGAACGCCGAGTTGAAACAGCAAGTGAACCTGCTGCTTGAGCAACGGCGTCTGGATCGGCAAAAGCGTTTCGGAATGTCCAGTGAGCAGTCAGATGCTGACCAGATGCGGTTGTTCAATGAGGCCGAAGTGGCATCGGATGAAGAACCCGAGGCAGAAGAGCCATCGGTTGAAAACGCGACGCAAAAACAGCGTAAGAAGCAACCTGGACAGCGGGCAGCTATGCTGGCGCACCTCCCTGTTGAGCGGATAGAGTATCGCTTATCGGAAGAGGAACGTGTTTGTCCGTGTTGTGGTGGACTCATGCACGAAATGAGCGCAGAGATACGCCGAGAACTTAAGCATATTCCGGCGCAAACGGTCGTCGTTGAGCGTGTGCAATATGTCTACGGCTGCCGACCGTGTGAGAAGGTTGAAATTCATCCTCCCGTGGTCAAGGCGAGCACGCCACGCCCAGCGTTTCCGGGGAGTTTGGCGTCCCCATCCATGGTGGCTTATATCATGAACAAGAAGTTTGTAGAAGGTATGCCCTTGTATCGGCAGGAACAGCAGTTTACCCGACAGGGCTTAGCCATCTCTCGCCAGACCATGGCAAATTGGGTGGTGGCCGGAGCCACGCGTTGGCTCAGCCCCATATTCGAAAGGCTCCATGAGGAACTACTTACCCAGCGTTACTTACACGCAGATGAGACGACACTGCAAGTGCTGCACGAGCCAGGGCGGGCGGCCGATTCGAAATCATATATGTGGCTGTACCGAAGCGGGCGTGATGGGCCACCAATTGTTCTGTACGACTATCAAGAAACTCGGTCGAAGGAGCATCCGAAGAAGTTTCTTCAAGGGTTCAAGGGGTATCTTCACGTAGATGGATATCCCGGTTACCACGACCTGGAGAACGCCACACTGGTTGGGTGTTGGTCGCATGCCCGTCGCGGCTTCAATGACGCACTGCAGACGCTACCGGCGGCCGAGCAGAAGAAGCCTTCAACCGCAAGGAGCGGGCTTCAATATTGCAACGAGTTATTCAAAATTGAGCGCGGGCTAAAAAACGCCACTGCAGAAGAACGCCGAGCAGGACGGGAAAAGCAAAGTCGACCAGTGCTTGACGCTTTTTCAGCATGGCTTCATGAGCAGAGCGCACTCGTGTTGCCAAAGAGCGCTTTAGGCAAAGCGATTACGTATTGCATCAATCAATGGAGCAAGCTCGTTGTTTTCTTGGAAGACGGGAATCTGGAGTTGGATAACAACCGAAGTGAACGGTCGATTAAACCCTTTGTGATCGGTCGAAAGGCGTGGTTGTTCAGTAATACGCCGCGCGGGGCAAAGGCCAGTGCGATTACCTACAGTTTGGTGGAGACGGCGAAAGAGAATCGCCTCAACCCGTTTGCGTATCTCAGATATCTATTTGAGCAATTGCCCAACATCGACATCAACGATAATGACTCGTTAGATCAGTTCCTACCTTGGTCACCGCGATTGCCTGAGGAAGTACGTGCACCTAAAGGCAAATCATAA